The Liolophura sinensis isolate JHLJ2023 chromosome 6, CUHK_Ljap_v2, whole genome shotgun sequence genomic sequence GTTATACAATCCTGTCAGTAAAAGACCCTTTAACAAGGAATAATTCTGACACCATTTTCCATTCTCATTAATCTGTAATCGCTCGTTACGTCTTCATTTTATCACGTCTGACACGTCGCATATAATGTAGATATGTGTATTGTCTTCATTTAACAGGCCGAAATGACCGATCCGCCCAAGAAtagctgatgaatattaatataaacagaTTACCCAATGAAATGGTAGTTTCCATACATCGATGGACAGCAAAGAAGAAACATCATGCAAACGTTGTTCACATACACAACGTTTGATGACAAGTAAAATCTGATAACAGAAGCACTTTTCACTCTCTCTATACGAGTAGGGGCGAAAACGGCATAATCATCTGCATAGCTTGGTATCACACAAAACCGTGatgtcaaaataatttatttaaaatataattcatcTTTTTGTGATTTCCGTACATTCAGTGCATTTCGCAGCTGCGTCTGAAAATTTCTATTTGACTAAACCCTTTGCAAACTTGAGCAGGTGTGTGAATGACACATTGTTAAGGTCTGTAAGAGATAGACAACCGCGTAGGCGTCATAGAAAAGTAGTAAAAGAAATGGCGTAAAAGCATTAGCGATTGAGGTAGTGTCTGGGTGGTGTAAGCCGTTACTAGGGTCTTGTCCCTAAAGTAAATATTAAGTGAAAATGAATCCAATTCACATCTGAAGTTGTGAAACATGAAAAGGAAAGTTCAAAATAGTATATTTAAGTTCTGTTGTAGATAATTCCAAAGCAGTTGGCTGTAAATAGGTGCGATCTCATGGCTGGTATTTGTTCAGGATGACTGGTAATGTGTCATGTATCGTGTTATTTGACTGTAAATAGGTGCGGTATCTTGCCTGgtgtttgttgagtatgactAGTAATGTGTCATGTATCGTGTTACTTGACTGTTAATAGGTGAAGTATCCTGTCTAgtgtttgttgagtatgattgGTAATATCTCATGTATCGTTTCAGTTGACTGTGAATAGGTGAGGTATAATGTCTTgtgtttgttgagtatgattgATAATGTGTGTTGTATCGTGTCAGTGATCTGTAAATAGATGAGATGTCACTTCTGGTGTTTGTTGATTATGATTTGTAATGTCTCATGTACATTCCCAGTTAACTGTGAATAGCTGAGGGATCCTGTCTCCTGTCTAGTGTGTCATATATTACGTTATTTTACTGTGAGGTATGTCTGATGTTTGTTAAGTATTACTGGTAATGTGTCATCTATCGTGTCAGTGAACTGTGAATAGCTTAGGTATCCTATCTCCTGTGCAGTGTCATGTATTACGTTAGTTTACTGTAAGATATCATGTCTACTGTTTGTTGAGTATGATCGGTAATGTGTCATCTATTGCGTCAGTTGACTGTGAATAGCTGAGGTATCCTATCTCCTATATAGTGTGTCATGTATGACGTTAGTTTACTGTaaggtatcatgtctggtgtttccacgtacatgtatgtggttggaTGAGCTGACGTTTACCGACGTCTGTGTAGGAGTAAAACGTATTTACAGGCATGAATTTTTTTAACGATGCAGCCCAGTCCTTAACGGAAATAGTGATAAAATTTGCAAACGTTAAAATCGAAACAATTAATTAACCAGAACTGACCGCTCTGAGGTAAGATGTTGCAGAGGTTAACAAATCTTCGCCACGGTCCAGCTCCAAATCTAGCGCTTGGTTTATCTGCCATTTCATACCGCCTCAAGGCTCAAACGATAAATGTATAGAAGAGCGACCATGCCATAAAGGTACGAGCTCTTCCCACATGCATACCGATCGTAAAccttatagtatagtatataataAACAACTAAAGCTCTAGAAAATAAGcaaaattactttcattttattcCTGAAGGAATACACATGTTTCTATTCACATGATgcatatggcgtaaaacaaaaaaatacatgtccTCCTCTTCACCAATGGGACTTGAGATCTGCGAACATAGAAGCGCTACTTCATCCTGAAAACATAATTACAACCCCTGACATAGCTTTTGGCGAAGCCATACGCAGATTCCTGGACCAGCAATGACGCAATTCttgattggtgtcttttatagtattttacCCGATAAGACTAATAGACACACAGTTTTGTTATAACCGAATATCACCGCACCTTTCACCACAGACAGGACGGCGTCAAGTGGGGTGATCACAGTCACTGACCGGAAGTTCTCTAGGAACTCCTCCTGGAGAAGTGGCGATTTAGAAAACCCACCCACCAATAAGATGATGGATGGATAGATGGTTTCATCAACCCTTGcatcactttgcaactgattcTCATCTTGTCACCTGTAAACCAAAAAACTTTGAATAACCCAGACTCAGCCACTTGGTCCTCTAACGAGCACTTGCTCTGAAAGCTGAATACTTCACGTAGAGAAGCCGGCAACCGGAAAGTGAATTTCTGTTCATCATTACTTGATATCCTCCGTttactgatttcaaattctttctCAAGTTCCGGCCAATCCGATTTGTGGACTGTGGCTGGGGTGAACCCCAAGTCATTAAAAATGTTGGTATACTCTCTTGTTCGGAGGTATGTCTACCAGCCGAATTGGTTCTGGCAATATAGCCTGACTTCATACTGTGTCAGGTGTGTTTTCCTAaaactgaaacagttttatacatgaTCCACCCCACTCTATAGCTGATGATTATcagtataaatacagtacccaataaatagtaaaatagTAGTTTCCCTATAATTATGGACAGAACAGACGAAGCAACAACGTGCATAGGTTCTCCACATACACGGCCGTCGATGAAAGGTAACATCTGATAACAGAAGCACTTTCCGCGCCCTCCACGTGTTATTCACAAAAACAGGATTATCATCATTATGTTTTAGCTCTATTTCTATATTTAGTGCAGTTCATAAGTGCGTCTAATTTTATATTTGCATAAACGTTTGCAAACATGAGCGCGTACGTGTCTGACAGGCATAGTGATGACGGCCTGTAAAGAAACATCCGACTCGTCGTCACATCATGGCAGTGAATGGAGTAATATAAAAGCCGAATCAGTATACATAATCCGGTTTTATTTAATCTGTTACCGGATATTCGTCTCTCAATCACTGGTAGTTAATACCGTGGACATCCATAAATATATCCGCCGGCATGTAAGAGAAAACGATCCTGTTCAAATCTGAGATGAGGCACAAAAAGGAATGTTACATGAAAGTACACATTTAAGTTTAACCGTGATTTTGTTATCTAAGTATTTTGCcttattcatgttttctgtatgcatgatttatttactaatttatttgactgtgatTGTTTATCACCATCCTGAGGAATCTTTCGCTTATAGGATGGCAGTCATTTTCTATGGGTTAggtaaactaccgacctttggcaagctgtCCACCAACTTTCCAACATACGACGTACAGGTATTGACACTGAGGTAATGACACTGAGGCAATGTGTCATCTATTGTGTCAGTGGACTGCATGTAAATATGGGAGGTATCTTATCTGTTacttatgctggccgccgtcgtataattgaaatattcttgaacaaggcgtaaatcactaatcaaataaataaattatctgctACTTGTACGGTTGGTAAAGCATCACACATCATGTCAGTTACCTGTGAGAAACCCTGTCTCCTGTTTGTTATCCTGTCTGGTGTTTGCCAGATATTATTGGTATAATATGTCATGTATCGTGTCAGTTGACGGTGAATAGATTATGTACACGTATTATGTTTGGTGTGTTATGTATTATGGCAGTTAACTGTAATTAtgtgaggtgtcatatctgatgtttatgtgattatttgagttttttttatttatttgatttcttttacgccgcactcaagaatatttgacttacacgacggcggtcagtattatggtgggaggaaaccaggcagagcccgggagaaatccacaaccattcgcaggttgctggaaaacctttccacgtacggccagagagggagccatcgtgagttggacttgaactcacagcgaccgcaatgaagaaaggctcttgggtcattgataaatgcgccgcgctggcgtgctaaccgtCACGGTCCCCAAGGCCCAGGTAGTTGATTAATTGAGCTGACGTTTAATAACATCTGTTTACTGGCAAAACGTCTTCGATGTCATCGAGATAACTTTTATTCAGGGATACAGCCTTTTACATAACCAGAGTAATGATGAAATTTTCTAACATCTTAATGGAAACAATTAGTAAACCAAAAAGTGAACGGATATTTGTTACGTTCAAGGCTTAGTTCATCTACTCTTTCATATCGCCACAAATCATCCAAAAAACAAAGCTGTGATTTATCGCCTGTTTCACCTCAAGGttaaagtaatacatgtacaatagcaCAGAGGTACGAACCCTTCCCACATGCATACTTAGCAATTTAGTATCCAAGATTTAAGGCAACATGAGATATGTCTCGATTATTTAACGACATACCTGGATATGCATAATACATACGATATAAGAAGAAGATCTGATAACACTATCTGCAGCACTATTCGATCCCAAAATATCATTGTAATTTCTAGGACAGGTTTTAGCGACTCCAAACGCAATTTCCTGGAGCAAGTCTCGTTTTAGTGTTGTTTTATTGTACTTTAACGGGAAAGGTTTATAtgcatatttgattggtgttttacgccgtaatcaagaatatttcatttcttgacggtggcaaacattatggtgggaggaaatcgggcagagcacAGGGATATCCCACAACCACACAGGTTGATGGCAATTTTTCGCACGTGCGGGCCAgggaggaacccagcatgagctgaacttgaactcacagcgacagcattagTGAAAGGGCACTGGATCATATCGCCAGATCAGACTAATAGACTCTCAAATTTTTATGGTATATTAGACTGTATTCTTAGTTAGttgtatatgttaaacatatatGATAAGAAACACCAAATATGTAATGtgtcagttaaaaataaaatttcttcgGTTTACTCTGACAGCTTACCTTGTCTAATACTTACTGGCGCAGCAACCATCCGCATACTACGAACACTATATTTTTGGTTAAttgtatatgttaaacataaatgataaacacaaaatgtgcaaaatatgtatctactaaaagcaaatattttgggtcttaaaatttaaaaggaTATCTTATCTAATACATTTACTGACACAGCAACAATCACCTGATACCTCTTGTTAGTTTTTCAGTGAATGTGCTTTCAAAGATTACAACAGTGTTCAGCGACAAATGTCTAATTCCTTTCGTGTTCAGAATATTTGGTCGAGGTAAGCTGTTCCAAGAGCTcccatgtacacatttttaatctTAAGTCCGCCTTCTTTGCCTCTGGATAGTATATAGATGGTCTGACTTACTTAGTCACAAAGTTAAAGATGGCGTCGAAGATCTTCCCGGTCGTCTTCTCGTGTACCTTCACCTTGAGCTCTGTACCGCCAACTATAAACTTCACTCCAACTTTACGCTTCTTCTCTCCCGTCAAATCCGGCATGTCTACTGTGAAACTACCTAACTTAAGACATGAAGGGTCAGTTGTATATTTGGGTTTCGTCACCGTGGATTTGTACACTGCAAGCCACATTTCTGTTTGTCCAGAGTAAATCGGATTCAAGGTATGTTCGCTAGTTTCCATACCGTGTGGCACTTCTTCGTCAACAGAAACAAATCTGTCAAATATATCCTCGCACATCCTCACTCCTTCAATCATAATTAACTTGTCAGGATCATGTTCACGATCGTCAAAAGTGGATAAGATATCAGTTCCGTAAGTAAAGGCAGCCAGACGGATTCCAATGGCACCGGGCCGATGGCCGAATATCACCGCCCCTTTCACCACAGACAATACGGCGTCCAGTGGAGTGACCACATTCACAGAACGGAAGTTCTTCCGGAACTCCTCTTGGAGAAATGGCGATTCGGAAAACCCACCCACCAGTAAGATGTGGGAAATTCCTCTACACTTGGGATCCGCCATTAGTGTTTCTACATGAGAGATAATTTTCTGAATGGTTGGTTTCATCAACGACTGCATCACTTTACCGCTGATTCTCATCTTGTCACCTGTAAACCGAACATCTTCGGATAACCCAGACTCAGCCACTTGGTCCTCTAACGAGCACTTGCTGTGAGAGCTGAACGTTTCATGTAGAGAAGCCGGCAACCGGAAGCTGAATTTCTGTTCATCATTACTAGATATCCTCCgtttattgatttcaaattctttctCAAGATCCAGCCAATCCGATTTGTGGTTTTTGCCGAACTCCTTCATCACCTTTACGGTAAAAATCTTGAGCAACAGTTCGGTGAACTGGTCGTCTACCTGAGTGCCGCCCCAACCTCCCCCGCTGGCTTTGTGTAGTTCTTTGAGATCCCCGCTTAGCATCACCTCGTGCACTGTCGTGTCCACAGTACCACCTGGGTAAAATGAAACGTTATCAACCAAGTTTAGGCCCATGAGTTACATTCTTTATGTAGATACACGTGTCAAGATGACAGATTCAAAATAcacagtttcaaaataatgagCTTAGCTGAAATAAATGATGTGAGTAAAAGCCCTCTGTCCAAAATTCTGGGAAATGATCTTGTATAGTTCCATCATACCTTTGCTGTTTATTGACGTTGCCCACACCTAGCTTTTGCCGTCAACAGTTCAACAGCCCACACTGTCTACAGTGTGATCATATAACCCCTATCCGATTAATCTCCATTTCTCTACCTATTTTCTGCTAATTAACTGTTCCAAATCAAAGGgtttctgtatttttcaaacttcaatTCCGAGATAAACAGTAACATTATATATGCGTCTATAAACctattcagtatatataaaatctATTCAGTATATGCTCTATAAGGCACAAGCGAATACAACTGATTTTCTGTCAATGATCAATATCTTGTAAATTGACTTCTTCGGCGTAGTATATAGCTTCATCGCCATGGTTGTTAATTctaatgaataataatttaaacttgtGAATATCCAGGCAGGAGGCAATATGGAAAGTTCATGTACTAGATGAACAGTTACCACTTCATCTGCATAAATACGTAATTGTCATCAATCTTCTGAAGCGCGTGCAATCATTTCATTGTGCAGTACGATTTGAACAACGACACGATTGAGTACAATGCCGTCAGATCTTATAGAATCGTTAAAATAGAAACTGTTTAGATTTAATTCCACGACTAGAATCCCTACGCACATGGCATACGAATGATAATGCGTTTACATTAAGTTAAATACCTCCAGCGTCCACAACAATGTATCGAGATCCATTCCGCGAGATGTCGCCTGCGTCACAGAATTCGTCATCGGATCGGCTGTTCGCTAATAAGGACTGACAGAAAATGGAGGCCGCTTCCGGTTCCAGTGCAATAGCCAGTTGATCTCCAAGTATGCCAGACTggttaaagaaacaaaacatgtaaatatatgctatCATGTGTTGTTTAAATGATATCGAAAAGGATTTATCATTGTGagcataattatgaatatggcAAAAGAATACAATGACTTTTCTTTACGCCTGAGTAAATATCAAGGCTGAGTGTTAAAACAATAACCCAAGTGAACACCAGCGTTTTGTGTGTAATAGATTATTAACAGTTAATCGGATTATATGATAGAAAAtcataaacatcaaagaaaccattacatgaaaatttcatcTGGAATTTGTACCTGCATAGCGGCTTTCCTCATGAACTGCTTGGCATCCTCGCCCCATATAGCAGGTACCGTCAGCACGTAGTGGATCTCCGAGTCAGCCACTTGCTGCTGAAGGCTTCGTCTGAAATGCTCCTTAAGGTACTGTATTGACATGGCAAATACACTGAGGGCATTCAAAAGTTGTCCGGACACCGACTCCAGCTCCATAGTCTCACTTATCTGAGgtacaaacaaaaaccagatAGACTAATGCAGATGTattatgacaaaaatcaatcaataaagtgGTATTTTTGTACAAAAGAAATGGTAATTGTAGGAATGGTACGGTACTATCTTATTCGTTAAGCTTATTTACTAGTAAAAATttttgaatacggtgtaaaacaccagtgaaataaataaatatttgctagTAAAACAGAGATATAACTGTTAAATTTGCAAGTTAATGTTTCACAAAAGACATGCAATAATCTCTGTGTAGATAGGGCAGAAAGTAAAACAGGGGACACAACTTTTGTAACTGATCCTTCGCATTTCAATATACAggtgacatgtgtacatgtcatgctcttgtatttgttgcttttttccCCCATTAACATTCGTCTATGCCAGTCCTATTAACAATAACAGAGCACACCgcacattttctgttcataaTCGAAATGTTATCTTCAGTACTTATATCCATTATACAAACAGTGCATGCTGAGCGATGGTATATCAGGAATTGTACCATGGGGTATTTCAAGATCCATTGGTATACATCCCCACTTCTGCAAACGAAAATTTCCATCGTCATCTTGAATTATCGACGTGTATTGTAGtggtaataaataaagattttacacCCAAGGTAGTTTTCGTTTCTGTGTCTTACCTCAGATTTGTAGAGGCTCATCTTAAATCGACGGAATAACAACCAGTTTTTCTCCTCCTTGTTTTTGGCGAGTTGCGAGTACTTTGTCTCCGCTTCATATCCGAAACTGTGGAAATGTCCATCCGGGTCAAACAGTACAGATGTCGGGGTTTTGTACGAGGTCTGAAGGTGGTTGTCCCCATCTAACCAAACCTTGTTGGTTGTAATCTTGAGTTTATCAGCCAGAAACTCGTGTTGGAAGGAGAAGGCGTAGCCAGAATATGTTGTACCGATATCAATGGCGACCACGAGAAGGGGTTTGGACTGGGCCATGGTTATCCTGTTTCCTGCCAGGTCAAGGTCCAGGTTAAATTTCAGATTTATCTCTAAGCCGAGCTTCAATTTTGTGATTAGCCCCAAAGCGATTGTGTAATAATGCATTTAACATgtactaaatctgctgctgttataattGGGATGGGACAACGGTATTGGCTTCTGGTATTTGCTAAACATTGAACTACAGGTGTGAGGTAATACACGTTTGAACAGCAGATCCCAGGACAATAAGTCGATGTTAACGGACACTGATTATAATATATGATTCAACAAGTATATGTAAGCTATTCATTAATGAGATTTATCTGTCTATCAGATAAGAGtagtgaaataaacatgtgaatatttGCAAATCTGATTAAATTGGGCCAGGACCTAAGAATATCTTGATGATACAGCAAAGGCTAGCCGAGCGTATAGGGGAAACCATATTGTGTCCCCCACACACCCTATACGCCCATTCGAACAAGCGATCCGGCGGGAAATAACATGTAGTCTCTGAACTGCCCCATTCCAGACCGCTGGGTTCTATATAGGCGGACATAAACCTTGTATACTGGGTAAGTTTTGGCCTATATAGCAGGTGAAATCTCCCTCGGTAAGCTTGCAGGCCTTGATCGGTACAACGCTGAGCTATACTACATCACTACGCCTGCTCAAGGCTGACAGAGAAAAGAGTTAGAAACTGAATGTTTGTACTCGACAATCAACTTTTCTCCCAGAAGACTTACAACACTGACACGGTTCTGTGAAGGGGAATTAGTCCGATATCTGTAATGTCGACAACTCACCTCAAATTGGTCGCCGGCAAGCTAAAGATGGCTGTTTGTGCAGGGTGATTTCTGGCTAAAAGAGCAGGTTGGAGAGACAGATGACGTGGCACACCTATaacgaaagtgaaagtaaaattgCACACCACTGCCTTCGCCCGGCTTGGCTCTGGGATTTTCCTGGAGTACATCAAGAATCAATATAAATAGAAATACAGTTAGCGTTGTACCGTATAAATCTCTACATGCAATGCCAACGTAATCAATCTCTATTATAAATGTCAATTGCTGTTATATGTGCAATATGGACAATCATGAATCAGTGAATTCAACGAgttcatgtattctgttacttaGCTGTGAATATGTGATATCCTGTGTGGTGTTTGCTGAGCATGGTTGGTAATGTGTCATGTATCGTGTCAGTTGACTGACTAGGTGAAGTATCCTCTCCACTGACCTATACATAACCGGAGTAGTGATGACATTTCCTGACGtcacaactgtccaatatttttaatatattggacagttgtaactgtgacgtcacacgtacggactactttttgtttgtcagcaAGCAGGCGACATAACACGATGTTCGTCCGTGCTGGTccagaaaaatctgtgtctGCGGACAGTCCGTTCTACCCCTTACCATTTCCcgaatgtcgcctcaaacctgatgcagctgtgtggtattactccactccaatgggagagcatcgtttgggagagctaatgaagagggcagccgaggctgctggactgaaagGCCAGAAAACTAATCACTC encodes the following:
- the LOC135467312 gene encoding heat shock 70 kDa protein 12A-like is translated as MAQSKPLLVVAIDIGTTYSGYAFSFQHEFLADKLKITTNKVWLDGDNHLQTSYKTPTSVLFDPDGHFHSFGYEAETKYSQLAKNKEEKNWLLFRRFKMSLYKSEISETMELESVSGQLLNALSVFAMSIQYLKEHFRRSLQQQVADSEIHYVLTVPAIWGEDAKQFMRKAAMQSGILGDQLAIALEPEAASIFCQSLLANSRSDDEFCDAGDISRNGSRYIVVDAGGGTVDTTVHEVMLSGDLKELHKASGGGWGGTQVDDQFTELLLKIFTVKVMKEFGKNHKSDWLDLEKEFEINKRRISSNDEQKFSFRLPASLHETFSSHSKCSLEDQVAESGLSEDVRFTGDKMRISGKVMQSLMKPTIQKIISHVETLMADPKCRGISHILLVGGFSESPFLQEEFRKNFRSVNVVTPLDAVLSVVKGAVIFGHRPGAIGIRLAAFTYGTDILSTFDDREHDPDKLIMIEGVRMCEDIFDRFVSVDEEVPHGMETSEHTLNPIYSGQTEMWLAVYKSTVTKPKYTTDPSCLKLGSFTVDMPDLTGEKKRKVGVKFIVGGTELKVKVHEKTTGKIFDAIFNFVTK